In one window of Comamonas testosteroni DNA:
- a CDS encoding class I SAM-dependent methyltransferase gives MTSPNSKLAASVCAPSSAFDLLQWQEQAQAHTALWRSESSLPKPRRIEVADDTMPADTAFRHISEGASLLWRGDFQNARQLLLALGRRLDKKSRRKSPAKSPAASGFPHAFHLYRQSQAQRARLLASLLIELDVQWHCALRRAPDWSLACSEAWGAVPAEAHAQSVLVPLRDLLGVVGAHEWRKKGVEIPALDGARIHAHYGVFSPVRGEYLDLVARASIPAAGLEQAWDIGVGTGVLSALLLKRGVKSVVATDTSERALACACENLQRLGHASRVQLQHADLFAQGQAGLIVCNPPWLPGKAASVLDQAIYDEDSRMLRGFLQGLAAHLLPGGEGWLIISDLAEHLKLRTRDELLGWIEAAGLKVLGRDDIRPHHGKVLDREDPLHIARSAEVTSLWRLANAG, from the coding sequence GTGACGTCTCCTAACAGCAAGCTCGCGGCCTCGGTCTGCGCTCCCTCATCTGCTTTCGACCTGCTGCAATGGCAGGAGCAAGCTCAGGCTCATACGGCTTTGTGGCGCAGCGAAAGCAGCTTGCCCAAGCCCCGCCGCATCGAAGTTGCCGATGACACCATGCCCGCTGATACGGCGTTTCGCCATATCAGCGAAGGTGCGTCGCTGCTGTGGCGCGGTGATTTTCAAAATGCGCGTCAGCTGTTGCTGGCGCTGGGCCGCAGACTCGACAAGAAGTCGCGACGCAAGAGCCCGGCAAAGAGCCCTGCCGCATCAGGCTTTCCCCACGCTTTTCATCTGTACCGCCAGTCCCAGGCTCAGCGTGCACGTTTGCTGGCCAGCCTTCTGATCGAGCTGGATGTGCAATGGCATTGCGCCTTGCGCCGGGCTCCGGACTGGAGCCTGGCCTGCTCCGAGGCCTGGGGCGCAGTTCCGGCCGAAGCGCATGCGCAGTCCGTGCTGGTGCCGCTGCGCGATCTGCTGGGCGTGGTCGGCGCCCATGAGTGGCGCAAGAAGGGGGTGGAGATCCCTGCCCTGGATGGCGCCCGCATTCATGCGCACTACGGTGTTTTCTCGCCCGTGCGCGGTGAGTATCTCGATCTGGTGGCGCGTGCGAGCATTCCCGCTGCCGGTCTGGAGCAGGCCTGGGATATTGGTGTCGGCACGGGCGTGCTCTCGGCATTGCTGCTCAAGCGCGGCGTGAAGTCGGTGGTCGCCACCGATACCAGCGAGCGTGCGCTGGCCTGTGCCTGCGAGAATCTGCAGCGCCTGGGTCATGCTTCCCGGGTGCAGTTGCAGCATGCCGATCTGTTTGCACAAGGGCAGGCCGGCCTGATCGTCTGCAACCCGCCCTGGCTGCCGGGAAAAGCGGCATCGGTGCTCGATCAGGCGATTTACGACGAAGACAGCCGCATGCTGCGCGGTTTTCTGCAAGGGCTGGCGGCGCACCTGCTGCCGGGCGGCGAGGGCTGGCTCATCATCTCCGACCTGGCCGAGCATCTGAAGCTGCGCACGCGTGACGAGTTGCTGGGCTGGATTGAAGCGGCTGGCCTCAAGGTGCTGGGACGCGACGATATCCGCCCGCACCATGGCAAGGTACTGGACAGAGAAGACCCTCTGCACATTGCGCGCTCTGCCGAAGTGACCTCGCTTTGGCGTCTGGCCAACGCCGGCTGA